A genomic window from Brassica oleracea var. oleracea cultivar TO1000 chromosome C8, BOL, whole genome shotgun sequence includes:
- the LOC106309206 gene encoding uncharacterized protein LOC106309206: MITFDVANPVKATRKLNVPSGRTVTIEFEYEKIHKRCFHCLRLTHEKIRCPLLRRGHGNDRRVIHDRVPEHSLERNRTTSMPLKGVCLEGPPGFPMLFPELSPEDRKMAMLYISHSDETERLARIERVKQGIAENASESSLRLTRITKELDKGKGHIFSYTEPPLERSQKNLALTASKDPRRHDLHSDGESGSSGPHFSSQSAPNLAPTVFRLGPSSEGLTTGNVGSKKPQRRRPQAWKRRAMPKAGTRETDLSAPSSLPPSSSTKRKSVTPLDTSESKNPKFLNSTVASVLKPLPPQ; encoded by the coding sequence ATGATCACCTTTGATGTCGCGAATCCAGTCAAGGCGACAAGGAAACTGAATGTTCCATCGGGACGTACGGTCACTATTGAATTTGAGTATGAAAAGATTCACAAGAGATGTTTTCATTGTCTGAGGCTCACTCACGAGAAGATTCGTTGTCCACTGCTGAGAAGAGGGCATGGAAATGATCGTAGAGTTATTCATGACCGGGTTCCGGAACATAGCCTGGAACGCAACAGAACAACGTCAATGCCGCTGAAAGGAGTTTGTTTGGAGGGCCCTCCTGGTTTCCCAATGCTTTTCCCTGAGCTCTCTCCAGAGGACCGCAAGATGGCCATGTTGTATATCTCGCACTCAGATGAAACAGAGAGATTGGCGAGAATTGAGAGGGTGAAGCAGGGGATTGCAGAGAATGCCTCTGAATCATCTCTACGTTTGACTCGAATCACTAAAGAGTTGGACAAAGGGAAAGGGCACATATTCTCTTATACGGAACCACCCCTAGAGAGGTCACAGAAGAACCTGGCCTTAACTGCGTCGAAAGATCCCCGGCGACATGATCTACACTCGGATGGTGAATCTGGCTCATCAGGACCACATTTCTCTTCCCAATCAGCTCCGAATCTAGCTCCGACGGTTTTTCGTCTTGGCCCTTCTTCGGAGGGGCTTACTACCGGGAACGTTGGATCAAAAAAGCCACAAAGGAGAAGACCTCAGGCCTGGAAAAGAAGAGCAATGCCAAAAGCTGGAACAAGGGAGACAGATCTCTCAGCTCCGTCCTCACTTCCTCCATCATCCTCTACGAAAAGAAAGTCAGTTACACCCTTGGATACGTCAGAAAGCAAAAACCCAAAGTTCTTAAACTCTACGGTGGCTTCCGTATTGAAGCCGCTGCCTCCCCAATGA
- the LOC106310499 gene encoding UPF0481 protein At3g47200-like, with protein sequence MDFSTPPILRQASDSSDKITSADPYPMDPLLDLESGTNHELSKPVPGVWRVPTTDLCCIYRVPNCLRRVSPEAYTPQLVLIGPLHYSLKLQALKSRGDITNARLMDYLNMEEHKKFYIAEFAKRPEGKNIIDGFKRVIKEDEAVIRASYLESTAWIKSPKFVEMILHDSVFILEFMLRRSVEAATEKTGDPLIDKPCLAQEINRDLILLENQIPFFILEKLFDPTVSKLRKKTFHQLTIKHFEFQDEKGSDAKFRHFTDLLRLVRVETVPDHAFERCYEPMYQMYSADKLDGGGIKFEAVENPLSVLVTFEKGVLKIPKFLADDDAEITIRNIMALEQCHYPFNSHVSDYIMFLDFLIDTKKDVSLLVEKGIITIGLGNHGSVAKIVNKLCLGVLDNGSFYTDIATKVIKHYGNSCNKSRSILRRVYFSNLWRGTATLVAAFLLLLSLIQAVTSIIDVIKE encoded by the exons ATGGATTTCTCAACGCCTCCTATTTTGAGACAGGCTTCAGATTCTTCAGACAAGATTACATCTGCCGATCCATACCCTATGGACCCATTGTTGGATCTTGAATCCGGCACAAACCATGAGTTGAGCAAACCTGTTCCAGGCGTGTGGCGGGTTCCTACTACCGACCTTTGCTGTATCTACCGAGTCCCAAACTGTCTGCGTCGAGTTAGCCCCGAAGCATACACGCCTCAATTAGTCCTCATCGGACCTCTTCACTATTCTTTGAAACTCCAGGCTCTCAAGTCTCGTGGAGATATCACAAACGCAAGGTTAATGGACTACTTAAACATGGAAGAGCACAAGAAGTTTTACATAGCGGAATTCGCTAAAAGGCCTGAAGGGAAAAATATCATTGATGGATTCAAGAGAGTGATCAAAGAAGATGAAGCTGTGATCAGGGCAAGCTATCTGGAATCAACGGCTTGGATTAAATCCCCAAAGTTCGTGGAGATGATCCTACATGACTCTGTTTTTATACTAGAGTTCATGTTGAGGCGTTCTGTGGAAGCAGCAACAGAGAAAACTGGGGATCCTCTCATTGACAAACCATGTCTTGCACAAGAAATCAATAGAGATTTAATCTTGCTCGAGAACCAGATTCCATTCTTCATCCTTGAAAAACTTTTTGATCCAACAGTTTCAAAACTCCGCAAAAAGACATTCCACCAATTAACCATCAAACATTTTGAATTCCAAGACGAGAAGGGAAGCGACGCAAAGTTCAGACATTTCACTGATTTGCTCAGGCTTGTCCGCGTGGAGACTGTTCCAGATCATGCTTTTGAGAGATGTTACGAGCCCATGTATCAAATGTATAGTGCGGATAAGCTAGATGGTGGGGGAATTAAATTTGAGGCCGTGGAAAACCCTTTGTCGGTTTTGGTTACATTCGAAAAGGGTGTTTTAAAGATACCCAAGTTCTTGGCTGATGACGATGCGGAGATAACGATTAGAAACATAATGGCCCTTGAACAATGTCATTACCCGTTCAACTCTCATGTTTCTGACTACATCATGTTCTTGGATTTCCTCATCGACACTAAGAAAGACGTGAGCTTGCTTGTCGAGAAAG GGATAATAACGATCGGGCTTGGGAACCATGGTTCCGTGGCCAAGATAGTGAACAAGCTTTGTTTGGGAGTCTTGGACAATGGCTCTTTCTATACTGATATCGCAACAAAAGTCATCAAGCACTACGGGAATTCATGCAATAAGTCACGCTCCATCCTCAGGCGTGTGTATTTCAGCAACCTGTGGAGAGGGACAGCCACCCTCGTCGCTGCGTTTCTATTGCTGCTGAGTCTTATCCAGGCCGTGACTTCTATCATAGATGTTATTAAGGAGTGA